Part of the Labrenzia sp. PHM005 genome is shown below.
TGGCGCATTCCCTTTGGGAATGCTGATCAATAAAATCTTAATAGTATAATTTGCGATACGGAATGAATTTGGCGCCAGAAACGTGTCTCAGCAAACTAGCTGCCAATGGTTCTCGCACTTGCCGCAATTTGTGTGGGCCGGTTTTGCTTGTGTCTGATTCAAACGGTTGTTTGCGCCGTTTTCATTTGTTTAGGTACGCCCCAAAATGCTTGCCCGCGTCAAAGAGACCCGCGTCGACAACGCTTACGAAAAACTCAAAGCTGATATTTTGCTTGGAGAATTACCTCCTGGCTTTCAGGCGCCAGAGCCTGAAATTGCAGCCCGTTTGCAAATGAGCCGGACACCGGTTCGTGAAGCGCTGATCCGTCTGGAAACCGAAGGTCTGGTCGTGTTGATACCAAGGCGCGGTGCTCGGGTGCTTTCCATGAATGTTCAGGATCTCGTTGAGGTCATGGAAATTCTGGGAGCTTTGGAAGCGCTCGCTGCCGCGACGATTGCCCACCAGGGACTATCAGCGGATGTTTGCGCAGAGATGGAGAGCGTGCTTGACGCGGGGTCTGCAGCTTTGGCTGATGGCGACCTTCTGGCGTGGGCCGAATACGATGCCCGGTTTCATCGGCTCCTGGGGAAGTGGAGCAATCGGCGTCTGGAGCGGGAAATCGGATTGCACCTGGATCAGCTTCACCGGGTCGCCCGTGTGCTTGTCCGTATGAACGGGGCGCCGGTTGAGCAGCCAGAGGATCATTTTTCTCTAATCCGTTCAATGAAGTCCGGAAATGCAGCTGAGGCCGCGGCAATTGCCCAGAGCCACCGGGAAACTGCTCTTTCTAACATGAAGGCGCTGTTTGAAAGCAGCGGTGTCACCCATCTGTGACCTCTTGGGCGTCGGGTTAGCGTTGAAGTGGGCCGGTTGATTGCCCGGTGATCAGCTGAGCTTCCAAATGCAGTGACGCTGGGCCGCTGGCGGGATTGGAAATCAGGTCCAAGAGCATTTCAGCAGCCTTTTGACCTGCATACCGGACAGAGGATCTGGTGCAGGTGAAGATGGGCACCTCTCCGCTATTTGGCAGGAATGACAGAGCGTCATCATGTGTGACGATGGAGACGTCGGTGCCGACTTTCAGGCCGCACTGACCGATTGCCCTTGCGACGCCGATTGCCGAAATCATTGAGGACACCAAAAAGGCCGTCGGCGGATTGCTCGAATTCAGCATTTCCATCGCGCTGTCACAGCCATAGGGCTCGGTCATGTCGGCGCTGCGCATCAGGTCCGGATCGGGCAAAAAACCGCGGACTTCTAGCGCATCCTGGAAGCCTTGGCGCCGGCGGTGGGCAAAATCCATATGTTCCAGCCCGTTCAGCAGCGCTATTCGTGTGTGCCCTAGATCCAAAAGGTGCGATGTGGCGCGTTCAAAGGCTTGTTTGTTGTTCATGTCGATCCAAGACGTCTCGCTCTCAGCGCCGGGTACGCGGCCGTGGATGACAAATGGCAAACCTAATTCCTGAAGCAATTTGTGCCGGTATTCGTTTGTTGATGGACCGTGAACAATAACGCCGTCGGCTTTTTTACGCGAGGCAATTTGCCGGTAGGCGTCGTCCTCCTGGTGATCGTCCACGACGGACAAGATCATGTCATAACCATGTTCGGAATAGGTTTCGCCAGCCCCGGCAATGAACTCCAGGAAGATGGGGTTCATCATTTCATGAACCGATTTGGGAATCACATGGCTGATAGCCATGGCCCGGCCGGTCGCCAGGCGCCTTGCCTGGCTGTTGGGCGCATACCCAAGTTTTGCCGCCATTTCCGACACACGTTTGCGGGTGTCCGCATTGACTTCCGGATATCCGTTCAGTGCTCTACTGACCGTGGTCTGGGACAGATTTAATTTCTCGGACAGTTCCTTGAGATTGATACCTTTGCTCATTCCTATCCCAAACACTTGTCTAGCAATACATTCAACCGGTGAAACCTGATCCGTCACAATAATTCGCCAGCTGTTTTCTTGACAAGGCTTGTTGAGAAAGTCATGGTTGTCAAAAATTCAAAGCGCTTTGAGTGGCCGGATTTGGGGATCCATTGGATGGCATTCAAGGTAAGGGCTGTGCTGTTGATTGATCAGCTTTGCGACTTCAGGTTGAATGGCTTGAGGTGGTGAGTCGTCTGGGAGGAAAGACATGATTTCACGGTTGTTGATCCGTTCGTCCGGGTCGGTCCTTGCGTTGTCTCTGAGTGCAGGTGTTGCGCTTGCAAGCGATGATCTGACGTTCCCTCCGGGCGAAGGTCCGTTTAATTGGGACAGTTACTCAACATGGGCTGAAAACGCGCCGGACTTAAGCGGGCAAACCGTGACCATCGCTGGTCCCTGGTTGCAACCGGAGGATGGGTTCTTCCGTAACGTTTTGGCCTACTTCTCCAAAGCGACCGGCGCAGAGGCAATTTACACCGGTTCGGATTCCTTTGAACAGCAGATCGTGATTGATGCCGAAGCTGGAGCGGCGCCGAATGTCGCGGTGTTTCCGCAACCGGGATTGGCGGCCGAAATGGCTGCGCGCGGCCTTCTGACGCCTTTGCCAGCGTCTATGAAGTCGTGGGTCGCGGAGAATTATGGCGCAGGCGAAAGCTGGGTTGATTTGGGTACTTATGCTGATCCGGAGGGCAAGGATCAGCTTTACGGCTATTTCTACAATGTAAATCTGAAAAGCCTCGTCTGGTATGTCCCAGAGAACTTCGAAGATGCTGAATACGAAGTTCCCACGACGATGGAAGAGCTGAAAGAGCTCACTGAGCAAATTGTCGCCGATGGCGAAACACCCTGGTGCATCGGACTTGGATCGGGGGCGGCGACTGGCTGGCCAGCAACTGACTGGGTCGAAGATATGTTGCTGCGGACACAGCCGCCGGAAGTCTACGATCAATGGGTTGCCAACGAAATCGCCTTTGACGATCCGCGTGTCGTGGCTGCGATCGAAGAATTCGGTTGGTTTGCGCGCGACGATGCAAAAGTGGCAGGTGGGGCCGGCACCGTCGCGTCGACCGACTTCCGCGACAGTCCGAAGGGCCTGTTTTCTTCACCGCCGCAATGTTATCTGCACCGCCAAGCTTCCTTTGTACCGGCTTTCTTTCCTGAAGGTGTCGAATTTGGCGCTGATGTCGACTTCTTCTATCTGCCTGCCTATGCGGCGAAAGATCTCGGCAATCCTGTTCTGGGTGGCGGTACCTTGATGGCAATTACCAATCCGTCAGATGCGACGGCCGCGTTGATGGAATTCTTTCAGCTGCCGATCGCCCATGAGGTGATGATGGCGCAGTCCGGCTTTTTGACCCCGCACAAGGGCGTCAATCCGGAGGCCTATATGAACGACACTCTGCGCGGTCAGGGCGAGATTCTGGTCAACGCCACGACCTTCCGCTTTGATGGGTCAGACCTGATGCCGGGCGGCGTTGGTGCCGGCACTTTCTGGACCGGCATGGTCGATTACACTGGTGGCAAGGACGCTGCGACCGTGGCAGGTGAAATCCAGAAGAGCTGGGACGCCCTCAAATAATCAATGACAGGCGGCCTCTAACAAGAGGCCGCCGTTTCTCAAAGATCACTGGTCCTAAAAGACTGCCTGCTGGTTTCAGTAGGCACATCAGCTGAACCATGGGGGCGGCAGTGTTTGCAGATAATCCAGCGCTACTGGGCCTGGTGACCATCATCCTTGGTGTTGGTGCCTGTCTTGGGTATTTTTTTCTGTCCAATCTGGTTCTCGACAAGGTGATCTTTCCGGCCAAAGGGGAACATGCAGGCCGGAACATAAACCGCGCCAATCTGGTCAGGCCCTGGTTGTTCTTGTTCCCTGCTTTATTCGCGCTGACCCTCTATCTCGCCTATCCGGTTTTTGAGACATTGCGGCTTTCGCTGACCGACAGGGCGCAGGGAGGGGCTTTTGTCGGCTTCGACAATTACCGGCAAATGATGAATGAAGCGAAGTTCTGGGAGGCGGTTCGCAACAACATGCTGTGGTTGATCGTGGTGCCCGCTTTGTCGACCGCCTTTGGGCTCTTGGTGGCACAGCTGACCGATCGGATCCGCTGGGGCAATCTGGCAAAATCACTGATCTTCATGCCGATGGCGATTTCCTTCGTCGGCGCGTCCGTGATTTTCAAACTGATCTATGACACGCGGCCGGCCGATCAAAACCAGATCGGAGTGTTGAATGCGATCTGGTTGAAGTTTGACGGTGGGATTGGGTCGATCTTACTGCTTCAAGTCCTGCCAACGGTGCTGCTTTTGGGTGTGGCCGGCGTGACAATCTACGCCGCTTGGGCGTTGGTTCGCGAAGGTGTCGCAGCAAATCGCCAAAGGTCTCTTTTGCAAATGATGCTGCGCGTTTTGGCAGCGGCTGGTGGACTGTGGCTGGTCTGGACATGCCTGAGTTTTGTAGGTGGTATCTGGATCGATGCATTGCCCTATGGCGCACCGCAGACCTGGCTGACCATTCCCTTCTGGAACAATTTTTTCCTGATGGCCGTTCTAATCTGGATCCAGACCGGCTTTGCCATGGTGATCCTGTCAGCAGCCTTGCGCGGCATTCCCGAAGAGACAATAGAAGCGGCGATCGTTGATGGGGCCAATCCGTTTCAGATCTTTTTCAAGATCAAGGTGCCGCAGATCATGGGCACAATCGTTGTGGTCTGGACAACCATCACGCTCACTGTTCTGAAAGTCTTCGACATCGTGTTTGCCATGACCAACGGACAATGGGAGACGCAGGTTCTGGCCAACTACATGTATGACAAGCTGTTTCGGGCCAACGATTGGGGTGTTGGGTCTGCAAGCGCGATTGTCATCATGCTCCTGGTTACGCCGATCCTTGTCTGGAATGTCTACAACGCCCGCAAGGAGATGCGCTGATGGCTAATGTTGCGGGCAAAAAATCTGGCCTGACTTGGGCTGTACACATCTCCGTTACCCTGTTGGTACTGTTGTGGCTGTTTCCAACGATCGGCTTGTTCGTATCATCCTTCCGGACCGGGGATCAGATCTCTTTGTCTGGCTGGTGGGCCGCGCTTTTCCCAACGGAACAAAACGACGTTTATCGTGCGCTCGATCCAGACGATCACCGTGTCGCAGACGGCGATCTGTTTGTGGTCACGGGCAACATTTTTGAAGATGGTCCGCGTGATATCCGGGCCTGGGGTGTGTCTTCAAAGAAAATCTCCGCATACCAGCCTGGTGAAACTGCTGAAATGAAGGGGGGCGAAACGCTCACGCTGCAGCCTGATGGCAGTTATGTTTGGCGTGGCAATGACAAACAGATTTCCGGGCGCGGGCAGCGGATTTTTGTCACGGCGCAAGTGCCGCCAGAGTTCACGTTAGAAAATTATGCGACGATCCTATTTTCCGGCAGTGGCCAGGACAACATGGCGAAGGCCTTCTTCAACACGCTGACCGTGACTATCCCGGCCACAATCATCCCAATCGTGATCGCCGCCTTTGCTGCCTACGCGCTGGCCTGGATGGAGTTTCCCGGGCGCGCGCTTTTGATTGCGGCCATTGTCGGGCTTCTGGTTGTGCCCCTGCAGTTGGCGTTGATCCCATTGCTGCGGTTTCACTTTGGTATCGGAATAGGCAAGGGTTATCTCGGCGTTTGGCTGGCTCATACGGCTTTTGGCATGCCGCTCGCGGTCTATCTTTTGCGCAACTACATGGTCGGGTTGCCGCGGGACATCATCGAGAATGCCAAAGTTGACGGGGCGACGGATTTTCAGATCTTCACCAAGATCATTCTGCCCTTAAGTTTTCCGGCGCTTGCGTCCTTTGCCATCTTCCAATTCTTGTGGACCTGGAACGATCTCTTGGTGGCCAAAGTGTTTCTCATTGACGCCACCGGCTCGACGACGGTGATGACCAACCAGATCGTCGAACTGTTGGGCACCCGGGGTGGCAATTGGGAAATCCTGGCAACTGCGGCCTTCGTATCCATCGCCGTGCCGCTGGCTGTTTTTTTCGCGATGCAGAGATATCTGGTGCGCGGACTTCTTGCTGGATCGGTCAAATAATATGAACAAAAACAACGTCGGGGAGCTGCCTGAATGACCTCACTATCCCTAAAAGGCGCTAGCAAGTCCTACGGTCCGGTCGAAGTTCTCAAAGACATCAATCTGGAGATTGATAAGGGCGAACTGATCGTATTTGTCGGCCCGTCCGGCTGCGGCAAATCCACTTTGTTGCGCATGATCGCAGGCCTTGAAAAAATTACAGGCGGCACCCTGGAAATTGATGGAGCAGTCGTCAACGATATCCCGCCGGCACAACGCGGCATTGCCATGGTGTTTCAGTCATATGCGCTTTATCCGCACATGACGGTCTACGACAACATGGCCTTTGCTTTAAAACTGACCGGTCATTCGCGGCAGGAAATAGATGATGCTGTGCGCTCCGCTGCCGAAACACTGCAGTTGACCCAATATCTCGATCGCTTACCCAAAGCGCTTTCTGGCGGGCAGCGCCAGCGTGTGGCCATCGGCCGGGCCATCGTCCGCGACCCGAAAGTGTTTCTGTTCGATGAGCCGCTGTCCAATCTTGATGCCGCCTTGCGCGTCGCGACCAGGATTGAGATTGCCCAGCTGAAGGAAAGCATGCCGGACAGCACGATGATCTACGTCACGCATGATCAGGTCGAGGCAATGACGCTGGCCAGCCGGATCGTGGTGCTGCATGGCGGCATTGTTGAGCAATTCGGTAAACCGCTGGACCTGTATGAGCGTCCGGCCAACACTTTTGTCGCCCAGTTCATCGGATCTCCGGCGATGAATATGGTTGATGCGAAAGTAACGGCGACAGGGGCGGTCACGTCCGTTCACACTTCGGATGATGGCCATGCAGACGTGCCGATTTCATCTGTAGATTCCGATCAGGGCGCCGCAGTCAAACTTGGCGTCCGACCGGAGGACCTGACATTGACCAAAGGTGATGATTTCCTGGTTTCGGCTGAAGTCGAAATTGTGGAAGCGCTCGGGGAATCGACGGTGCTCTATTTCAAGCCACGCGAAGGCCATGACGCCTTTATCGCCAAACTTCCGGGAATTCATACCATTGCCAAAGGCACGACCTTGCGCATGACCGCAGCGCCGGAAAAACTGCATTTGTTTGACAACGGTGGCAGATCGTTTCTCTACCGGTGAGGCTTTTGTTTGTAGAGGCAATTGACCTGAAACCGCAGTTGTCATTAGGCGCCTGCAGTGCGATCGCGTTTCTTGAAACCGGTCTTGCAAGCTCGTCCCATCCAGCCTAAACCGACCTAGAAAATGGCTTGGGTCGCCCCTTTTTGAGCCGTTTCTGCAGCAATTTCATCAAAAACAACTTGTCTAAACTGTCATATCATTTTCATATGAACGTCTAATAAGGTTCATATGAAAATGGTTGATTGTGCTCCACAGCCACCTCGCCGGTGTGTCCGCGGTTCACAAAACCTGATGCGGCCAAATTGGTAAAGGCGGCCGCAGGAATTTCGGGTGCATCAAATGCTTGGGCAAGTTGACATAACAAAACGGCAGGCGGAAATCGCCGATCTGGTTCAAAAGGCCGGATTTGCTTCTGTTGAGGAATTGGCAGAGCGGTTTGATGTGACCACGCAGACAATCCGGCGCGATGTGAACGGACTGTGCGAGCTCGGCATCCTCCGGCGCACCCATGGCGGTGTAGAACCTCCGGCACGTGCCGCCAACATCCACTATTCCACCAGGCAGATCCTGAACCTTCCCGGCAAGCAGGAAATCGCCAGGATGGTGGCGTCTCAAGTAGAAAACAATCAGTCGCTTGCCTTCTCAATCGGTACCACGCCCGAAATCGTCATGCAGGCGCTGACGTCCCATGAAAACCTGGCGGTCTTCACCAACAACCTCAATGTGGCCTTCAGTGCGTCCAGCAATGCGTCATTCCAGGTGACCATCGCCGGTGGGCGCCTGCGGTATGGGGACCGCGACGTGCTGGGCTCAGCTGCACAAGCGTTTTTTGCCAACTACAAGGTCGATATCGGCATCTTTGGGGTGGCCGGTGTCGATGAAGATGGCACTCTGCTCGATTTCCATGAAGACGAAGTGGCAGCCCGCCAGGCAATTCTCGCCAATTGCCGGACCTCCTACCTCGTGCTTGATCACAGCAAGTTCGGCCGTAGTGCCCATGTACGCGGCGGGCATCTGAGTGATGTCTCTAAGATCTTTACTGACAAGCCGGTGCCAGAGCCCTATCTGGATTGCCTGAAAGGCGCACAGACCATCGTTCATGTCCCGGAATACGGGAGTGCCGATCAATGACCGGTAACATGCTCTCCAATGCTGGGAAGCCGATCGTCCTGGAGAGCGTCAGCCGCTCTTGGGGCGAGACGATTGCCGTGGATGATCTGAGCATTGCCATGCCCGAGGGCTCGTTTACTGCTTTGCTTGGACCGTCCGGCTGCGGCAAGTCCACCACCTTGCGCATGATTGCCGGGCTGGAAATCGTGTCCTCGGGCCGGATCCAAATCGGCGGCAAGGATGTCACCGATATGCCGTCGTCCAAACGCGACTTGTCTATGGTGTTTCAGTCCTACGCCTTGTTTCCGCATTTGTCGGTTGCAGAAAATATCATCTTCGGTTTGAAGGTGCGCCGGGTTGCACGAGCTGAAAGGGATGAGAGGCTGCGCAAGGTGGCGGACCTTTTGGGGCTGTCTCAACTTCTTGAGCGCAAGCCAGGTCAATTGTCGGGTGGCCAGCAGCAGCGGGTTGCGCTGGGCCGGGCGATCATCGGTGAAAAACCGATCTGTCTGATGGATGAGCCGCTCTCCAATCTTGACGCCAAGCTGCGCCATGAAATGCGGGTCGAAATCCGGGCGCTGCAGCAGCAACTCGGTTTCACGATGGTCTATGTTACCCACGATCAGGTCGAAGCGATCACAATGGCCGATCAAGTGGTGCTTTTGAACCAAGGACAGCTGGTTCAGGCGGCTGATCCGCGGACGCTCTACGATCAGCCGGCAACGCCGTTTGCCGCCCGGTTTATCGGCACCCCGCCAATGAACCTGTTCCCTGCAGCTGCCTTCCACAAATTGACAAATGCTCCAGAGCACAAACTCGGTGTCCGCCCGGAAGCCATGCGCAGGCAGTCCGGCGGCCCGCTGGAAGCGACAATCCGCACCGTCGAATACCTCGGCGCCGATATTCTGGCCGATTGCATTGTCGCTGACACATCTTTCCAGGTTCGCCTGAAGACTGCAGACCCAGTCGAACCCGGACACTCCATAGAACTCGGATTTGAACCGGACGCGCTGCATATCTTCGATGCGCAGTCCGGACAGCGCCGGGACGATCTTGTTTTTGAAATTGGAGCGCAATTGCACTCCTGACCAGCTACGTGGGCCCGCGTGGATGAACCGCCCTGTGCGGATGTTTGAACCCTAGGAAGTCATAGCCTTAGGAAGATATCTCATGTTGAAGTCCACCTTCCTCAAGGCCGTTGCTGCAACGGCCCTGACTGTCAGCACTTGGGCATCCGCTCACGCTGTTGATCTGCAATTTTATTTCCCGGTTGCGGTTGGCGGTAAAGCTGCCGACACCATCCAGGAACTGACCGCGGAATATGTCGCGCAGAACCCGGATGTCAAAATCGACGCGGTTTATGCCGGGTCCTACCAGGACACCGTTGCCAAGGCGATCACCGCTTCGCGTGGCGGTAACCCGCCGCAGCTTTCCGTGATCCTGTCTGTCGACATGTACACGCTGATCGACGAAGATCTGGTAATCCCGTTCGACGACTATCTGACGTCTGATGAAGACAAGACGTGGCTCGACGGCTTCTACCCGGCTTTCATGGAAAACAGCCAGACCGGCGGCAAGACCTACGGCATTCCATTCCAGCGCTCCACTCCGGTTCTCTACTGGAACAAGGAAGCCTTCAAGGAAGCAGGCCTTGACCCGGAAGTCGCTCCGGCGAATTGGGACGAGATGGTCGAATTCGGTAAGAAGCTGACCAAAAAAGATGCTTCCGGTAATGCGACCCAGTGGGGCGTACGTATTCCGTCTTCCGGTTTCCCGTACTGGCTCTTCCAGGGACTGGCGATCGCCAATGGCGCTGAGCTGGTGAATGCGGAAGGCAACAAAACCAATTTCGATGACCCGAAGGTCGTTGAAGCGCTCCAGTACCTGGTTGACCTGAGCACCAAACACGAAGTGATGGCACCGGGCATCATCGAGTGGGGCGCAACGCCGAAGGCTTTCTTTGAAGGCCAGACTGCCATGATGTGGACCTCTACTGGCAACCTCACCAACGTGCGCACCAACGCGCCGTTTGACTTCGGTGTCGCCATGCTGCCGGCCAAAGCCTCCCGTGGTGCTCCAACAGGTGGTGGCAACTTCTACCTCTTCAAAGGCGCGTCTGAAGAGCAGACCAAAGCTGCTGTTGAATTCGTGAAGTGGATCACCGCTCCGGAACAGTCCGCCAAGTGGACCATCGCAACCGGTTATGTTGCGCCGCGCGCTGAGACTTGGGACACCGAAACGATGAAGGCCTATACCGCCGACTTCGCTCCGGCCCTGGTTGCCCGAGACCAGCTCGAGTTCGCCAAGGCTGAGCTGTCGACCTACCAGAACCAGCGTGTCACCGGCATCTTCAATGATGCACTGGCGGCCGTTATCACTGGCAAAAAAGACGCTGAGACCGCTCTGAAAGAAGCTCAGGCACAAGCTGACGAGATCCTGGCGGAATACCGCTAAGGAGGGTCGGGAAGCAGCGCGCCGGACCACGGCCGGGTGCGCTGCTTCTCATTTTTTTTACTCCCTTTTTCAGTTTGAACCTGAAAACTCTTTGATTGTGATGCGCATGCAGACCTTACGAGTGAAACGCGACTGGATGTACGGTTGGCTGTTGTTGCTGCCGGCGATGGTGTTTCTATTCGCCTTTACGCATATCCCGGCCGTGACAACGCTTTTAAACAGCTTGTTTTCGACGCCGCGCGGCCGCCGCCCGGCCAAATTTATCGGCCTCGATAACTACGAGCGCATGTTCAATGACGCGGTGTTCTGGAAGGTTTTGTGGAACAATCTGTGGTTTGCGCTCGGCACCATTCCGCTGTCCGTCGCGCTGGCGATTATCATGGCGCTTTGGGTGAATGACAAATTGGCTGGCCGCGGTTTTGTTCGCATGGCCTATTTCACACCAACCGTCCTGCCCCTGATTGCTGTTGCAAACATCTGGCTGTTTTTTTACACGCCCGGATTTGGCCTGTTTGACCAGATCACCGGTTTTCTATTCGGCTGGCCGGCGTCCAATTACCTCGGCAATCCGGACACCGCCCTCAATGCGATCATTGTCGTGACAGTCTGGAAAGAGGCCGGGTTCTTCATGATCTTCTATCTGGCGGCGCTGCAGGCCATTCCGATTTCCTTAAAGGAAGCAGCACAGATCGAAGGTGCCGGGCGCTGGACGGTCTTTTGGCGGATCACGTTCCCGCTGCTCATGCCAACAACCTTGTTTGTTTGCGTCAATGCGGTGATCAACTCCTTCCGGCTAGTTGATCACATCTTCATCCTGACGGATGGCGGTCCGGACAATGCGTCTGCACTGCTGCTCTTTTATATCTACGAAGTCGCCTTCCGCTTTTGGGAAACCGCCTATGGCGCAACATTGACAGTCGCGCTGCTGGTGCTCTTGTCCCTGCTTGCCATTGGCCAGTTCTTCTTCTTCGACCGTAAGGTGCACTACAAATGACCGGCGCCACCGATATGTTTGACCGCTTCTTGAACACGTTTGCGGCCTGGGCGCTGGCATTGCTCTGGATCCTGCCGCTGGCTTATGCGGTCTGGACGGCAGTTCATCCAGCAGCCTATGAAGCCCGGTTTGAGCTATTTGCCCCGTTGACGCTCGACAACTTTGGCAAGGCTTGGGAAGCCGCTCCCTTTGCACGCTATTTTCTGAACACCTTCATCTTGGTGACGATGATCTTGGCCGGGCAGTTTTTCCTCTGCACGCTGGCGGCCTTTGCCTTTGCCCGGTTTGAATTCCCAGGCCGGAGCATCTTGTTCACCCTGGTGCTCTTACAGCTCTTGGTGATGCCGGACATTTTGATGGTCGAGAACTACCAGACCATGCGTTTGCTCAATCTGGTCGATACCATTCCAGCAATTGCTCTGCCATACATCGCGTCAGGCTTTGGGATCTTCTTGCTGCGCCAGACCTTCATGACAATTCCGAAAGAACTGGATGAAGCCGCCCGCGTTGAAGGGGCGTCCGTCTTGGGAGTTCTCTGGAAGGTCTATATACCACTGGCAAAGCCGACTTACCTTGCCTACGGCTTGGTGTCTGTCAGCCACCACTGGAACAATTTCCTGTGGCCTTTAATTGTCACCAATTCCGTTGACACGCGGCCGGTGACTGTGGGTCTCAGTATCTTTTCTGCGATCGACAGCGGCATCGAATGGTCG
Proteins encoded:
- a CDS encoding GntR family transcriptional regulator; this translates as MLARVKETRVDNAYEKLKADILLGELPPGFQAPEPEIAARLQMSRTPVREALIRLETEGLVVLIPRRGARVLSMNVQDLVEVMEILGALEALAAATIAHQGLSADVCAEMESVLDAGSAALADGDLLAWAEYDARFHRLLGKWSNRRLEREIGLHLDQLHRVARVLVRMNGAPVEQPEDHFSLIRSMKSGNAAEAAAIAQSHRETALSNMKALFESSGVTHL
- a CDS encoding LacI family DNA-binding transcriptional regulator; protein product: MSKGINLKELSEKLNLSQTTVSRALNGYPEVNADTRKRVSEMAAKLGYAPNSQARRLATGRAMAISHVIPKSVHEMMNPIFLEFIAGAGETYSEHGYDMILSVVDDHQEDDAYRQIASRKKADGVIVHGPSTNEYRHKLLQELGLPFVIHGRVPGAESETSWIDMNNKQAFERATSHLLDLGHTRIALLNGLEHMDFAHRRRQGFQDALEVRGFLPDPDLMRSADMTEPYGCDSAMEMLNSSNPPTAFLVSSMISAIGVARAIGQCGLKVGTDVSIVTHDDALSFLPNSGEVPIFTCTRSSVRYAGQKAAEMLLDLISNPASGPASLHLEAQLITGQSTGPLQR
- a CDS encoding ABC transporter substrate-binding protein — encoded protein: MISRLLIRSSGSVLALSLSAGVALASDDLTFPPGEGPFNWDSYSTWAENAPDLSGQTVTIAGPWLQPEDGFFRNVLAYFSKATGAEAIYTGSDSFEQQIVIDAEAGAAPNVAVFPQPGLAAEMAARGLLTPLPASMKSWVAENYGAGESWVDLGTYADPEGKDQLYGYFYNVNLKSLVWYVPENFEDAEYEVPTTMEELKELTEQIVADGETPWCIGLGSGAATGWPATDWVEDMLLRTQPPEVYDQWVANEIAFDDPRVVAAIEEFGWFARDDAKVAGGAGTVASTDFRDSPKGLFSSPPQCYLHRQASFVPAFFPEGVEFGADVDFFYLPAYAAKDLGNPVLGGGTLMAITNPSDATAALMEFFQLPIAHEVMMAQSGFLTPHKGVNPEAYMNDTLRGQGEILVNATTFRFDGSDLMPGGVGAGTFWTGMVDYTGGKDAATVAGEIQKSWDALK
- a CDS encoding carbohydrate ABC transporter permease, with the translated sequence MGAAVFADNPALLGLVTIILGVGACLGYFFLSNLVLDKVIFPAKGEHAGRNINRANLVRPWLFLFPALFALTLYLAYPVFETLRLSLTDRAQGGAFVGFDNYRQMMNEAKFWEAVRNNMLWLIVVPALSTAFGLLVAQLTDRIRWGNLAKSLIFMPMAISFVGASVIFKLIYDTRPADQNQIGVLNAIWLKFDGGIGSILLLQVLPTVLLLGVAGVTIYAAWALVREGVAANRQRSLLQMMLRVLAAAGGLWLVWTCLSFVGGIWIDALPYGAPQTWLTIPFWNNFFLMAVLIWIQTGFAMVILSAALRGIPEETIEAAIVDGANPFQIFFKIKVPQIMGTIVVVWTTITLTVLKVFDIVFAMTNGQWETQVLANYMYDKLFRANDWGVGSASAIVIMLLVTPILVWNVYNARKEMR
- a CDS encoding carbohydrate ABC transporter permease translates to MANVAGKKSGLTWAVHISVTLLVLLWLFPTIGLFVSSFRTGDQISLSGWWAALFPTEQNDVYRALDPDDHRVADGDLFVVTGNIFEDGPRDIRAWGVSSKKISAYQPGETAEMKGGETLTLQPDGSYVWRGNDKQISGRGQRIFVTAQVPPEFTLENYATILFSGSGQDNMAKAFFNTLTVTIPATIIPIVIAAFAAYALAWMEFPGRALLIAAIVGLLVVPLQLALIPLLRFHFGIGIGKGYLGVWLAHTAFGMPLAVYLLRNYMVGLPRDIIENAKVDGATDFQIFTKIILPLSFPALASFAIFQFLWTWNDLLVAKVFLIDATGSTTVMTNQIVELLGTRGGNWEILATAAFVSIAVPLAVFFAMQRYLVRGLLAGSVK
- a CDS encoding ABC transporter ATP-binding protein, which produces MTSLSLKGASKSYGPVEVLKDINLEIDKGELIVFVGPSGCGKSTLLRMIAGLEKITGGTLEIDGAVVNDIPPAQRGIAMVFQSYALYPHMTVYDNMAFALKLTGHSRQEIDDAVRSAAETLQLTQYLDRLPKALSGGQRQRVAIGRAIVRDPKVFLFDEPLSNLDAALRVATRIEIAQLKESMPDSTMIYVTHDQVEAMTLASRIVVLHGGIVEQFGKPLDLYERPANTFVAQFIGSPAMNMVDAKVTATGAVTSVHTSDDGHADVPISSVDSDQGAAVKLGVRPEDLTLTKGDDFLVSAEVEIVEALGESTVLYFKPREGHDAFIAKLPGIHTIAKGTTLRMTAAPEKLHLFDNGGRSFLYR
- a CDS encoding DeoR/GlpR family DNA-binding transcription regulator codes for the protein MLGQVDITKRQAEIADLVQKAGFASVEELAERFDVTTQTIRRDVNGLCELGILRRTHGGVEPPARAANIHYSTRQILNLPGKQEIARMVASQVENNQSLAFSIGTTPEIVMQALTSHENLAVFTNNLNVAFSASSNASFQVTIAGGRLRYGDRDVLGSAAQAFFANYKVDIGIFGVAGVDEDGTLLDFHEDEVAARQAILANCRTSYLVLDHSKFGRSAHVRGGHLSDVSKIFTDKPVPEPYLDCLKGAQTIVHVPEYGSADQ
- a CDS encoding ABC transporter ATP-binding protein; the encoded protein is MTGNMLSNAGKPIVLESVSRSWGETIAVDDLSIAMPEGSFTALLGPSGCGKSTTLRMIAGLEIVSSGRIQIGGKDVTDMPSSKRDLSMVFQSYALFPHLSVAENIIFGLKVRRVARAERDERLRKVADLLGLSQLLERKPGQLSGGQQQRVALGRAIIGEKPICLMDEPLSNLDAKLRHEMRVEIRALQQQLGFTMVYVTHDQVEAITMADQVVLLNQGQLVQAADPRTLYDQPATPFAARFIGTPPMNLFPAAAFHKLTNAPEHKLGVRPEAMRRQSGGPLEATIRTVEYLGADILADCIVADTSFQVRLKTADPVEPGHSIELGFEPDALHIFDAQSGQRRDDLVFEIGAQLHS